One region of Rattus norvegicus strain BN/NHsdMcwi chromosome 13, GRCr8, whole genome shotgun sequence genomic DNA includes:
- the F11r gene encoding junctional adhesion molecule A precursor: MGTEGKAGSKLLFLFTSMILGSLVQGKGSVYSPQTAVQVPENDSVKLPCIYSGFSSPRVEWKFVQGSTTALVCYNNQITVPYADRVTFSSSGITFSSVTRKDNGEYTCMVSEDGGQNYGEVSIHLTVLVPPSKPTVSIPSSVTIGNRAVLTCSEHDGSPPSEYSWFKDGVPMLTADAKKTRAFINSSYTIDPKSGDLVFDPVSAFDSGEYYCEAQNGYGTAMRSEAVRMEAVELNVGGIVAAVLVTLILLGLLIFGIWFAYSRGYFERTKKGTAPGKKVIYSQPSARSEGEFKQTSSFLV, from the exons gCTCCTTGGTGCAAGGCAAGGGTTCGGTGTACAGTCCTCAGACTGCCGTCCAGGTTCCTGAGAACGACT CTGTCAAGTTGCCCTGTATCTACTCTGGCTTCTCCTCACCCCGCGTGGAGTGGAAGTTCGTCCAAGGCAGCACCACTGCGCTTGTGTGCTATAACAACCAGATCACAG TTCCCTATGCAGACCGCGTCACCTTCTCATCCAGTGGCATCACCTTCAGCTCTGTGACCCGGAAAGACAATGGAGAGTATACTTGCATGGTCTCTGAGGACGGGGGTCAGAACTACGGGGAGGTCAGCATCCACCTCACTGTGCTTG TGCCTCCATCCAAGCCGACAGTCAGTATCCCCTCCTCTGTCACCATTGGGAACAGGGCAGTGCTGACCTGCTCAGAACACGACGGTTCCCCTCCTTCTGAATATTCCTGGTTCAAGGATGGGGTACCTATGCTTACAGCAGATGCCAAGAAAACCCGTGCCTTCATCAATTCTTCATACACCATCGATCCAAAGTCAGGGGATTTG GTCTTTGACCCTGTGTCAGCCTTTGATAGTGGCGAATACTACTGCGAGGCACAGAACGGGTATGGGACAGCCATGAGGTCAGAGGCTGTACGCATGGAGGCTG TGGAGCTGAATGTGGGGGGCATCGTGGCAGCTGTCCTGGTAACACTGATTCTCCTTGGACTCCTGATTTTTGGCATCTGGTTTGCCTATAGCCGTGGATACTTTGAAA gaacAAAGAAAGG GACTGCACCGGGTAAGAAGGTCATTTACAGCCAGCCCAGTGCTCGCAGTGAG GGAGAATTCAAACAGACCTCGTCATTCCTGGTGTGA